A window of Eriocheir sinensis breed Jianghai 21 chromosome 39, ASM2467909v1, whole genome shotgun sequence genomic DNA:
TGAACGCCTAAATCACATCTTGTTTGCTAcgatttattttatctattattatcatACGGCGTCTTttcttataagaacataagaatgcaaggagtccgcaagaggctggttggcttacacaaggcaactcctgtaatcctaaccccaccttaccttcctatccatgaatttatctaacctcttcttgaatgtatctatggtattggcacccacaacatgactgccaagtctattccatttatccaccactctattgataaaccaattcttgccgatgtctttgttgaatctgaattcatctaacttaaatccattgctacgtgtcctacctggttctttaatAACCAAAACTTTATTGACctcccctttattaaagtccttcatccatttataaacctctatcaggTCTCcgcgcaaccttcgcctttctagagagtgtagatttaaatgcttcagtctgtccacatacggcaagtttctcacccctgaatcatctttgtcatcttcctctgtacagattctaacatcttgatatccattctaaaaCTAAACCGCATTCCAAAACtaaaccgcataatcgagatgacgtctaactagtgctaagtaaagtttgaggatgacttaagCGCTCCTAtttcttacgctccttgagatgaaacccagtactctgttcgctcgatttttagcctgaatgcattgagccctaggacggaggtcaccGCTCGCAAAGACTCcaaagtctctctcacacccagacctgcttagaggagtgtcatctgatgacacacacacacacacacacacacacacacacacacacacacacacacacacacacacacacacacttccaatgCTTCACCTTCAATCTATGACCTCACGTTCCTTTTAAACGCTCACCGTCATCGTAGTGTCCTGGCCGCCTCCACCCTTCTGATCACCACAAGGTATACAcgcaacaccgccgggcacacacacacacacacacacacgtacacacagtcgCAGTCACTCAAGGAACCACCCTACCGCTGGGACGACGCGCGCCGCTCTGAGCCAGGCATGGATGACGTCACGGCCCCGATACCTCGCTGTTCATGTTTTAAGGGTTCGTTCACACTACAGGCagagcagagcagggcagagcagggcagagcagagcagagcagagcagagcggcGCAGTTAGGTGTTCACATATAAGCAGAGCAGGGCGACCTGCACAAGGATCATTCGCAGGCAACAGCCCGATAAACTCCTCGGTGTTTATCTTGAAGGATGATGAAAAATGTAACGATTTACAAAGGAACATGAAATTTCGTTGTTAAAGCCAAGTCCCATGGCTGCGTGGGTCACTGATGATTGGGTACTGGATCAGAATATCACCAAATTAGCTTTTCTAAACATATGGCTATTATATATCATTAAAGTGTACCTCAACTATGCACAATCTGGTCAATTTTTGTAATTTTGGCTTCAGCCTAAAAATTCACCTATGCAGATAGCTTCTTGGCCATGTTGATTGAAGGGTGGAGCCGTGGAGGACGCTAGCTGCGAGCAGCAAAAAATTAATGCCGCTACTAACcgtctgccctgccctgccctgccctgctctgccctgccccgccccgccctgcttgtagtgtgaacgagCCCTAATAGTGTACAGCGGCTATGCTCCGATCCCATTGGTCGAGATGAGGCAATAATTCAACACGTCGCGCCCTTGGGTGTGAGTAAAGGGCATTGTTTGTGTAGTTTTTCGGGGAATGTTGAGGTTACTCCGCCCTAAGTGACGATATCAGTCACTGAGGCGTATCACACATATTTATCGTAAACATCTGAACTTCATCAATCCAATCAAACTTAATCGAACATAACctgaaataataaacaaaaaaactgaTGAGGATTTCAAAAACTTTCAAACCTCAGATTACAGTAATGAAGCTCTTTGCAGTTGGGACGATCCTCTTGGTGCTGGGGACATTTGGTGaacgaaatggagagagagagagagagagagagagagagagagagagagagaggggggggggggggaaagggaggcaatgatgagcgggaaggaaggggaaacggaGGAGTTCCAAGTGATGTGACGTTAAACATCCTTGTAACGGACCCCTGAGCCTCGCAtcctccctaacacacacacacacacacacacacacacacacacacacaccagactttacatcccaattcctcgccgtcgtgtgtgtgttcctgtaacggaggaagacccgagaggattattttccatgcccggtctgtgttccggaggccattctgttttcaatcccagaGCGGTTTTCTGCCACACAACCGCAAGtcttcttaatttcataaacGTTCACTCAACAATTATGAATCTCCTTGTACTCTGGACGGTCATCGTGCTGGGGCTGGGCCCCCTCGCCGACAGTACCGGGGACGCGGGGCTCCGGGGGCTCCCGGAGAAGGAGACCCGATGTGCCGCCCTGGTGCAGGCCGCACTGAGGGAGTACCGAAAACTTCACGCGGCGGGACTCCATGATTCACCGCATGTGATTGATCTGATATTGGCAAGACTGGGAATCCCTCCGAACGACACAATTAAGACCATAGAAAGGAAGGTCTTAGATAACACCGATGAAATGGGACATGAAACCGGAAAAAAGACAGTTGTTGAGAAGACGACGGAGTCTGACGTAGCACCCAACGGAACTATAACAAAGACTTCGGAAACCACGGTCGATATAGATGAGGACGGTAAACAAAGTGGTGAAAAATCTGTGACCGAAAGTGAAACCATGACGGGACAGACTCCAGATAATGGGACCATAGCACGAACAGTGGACGTTAAAAAGGTATTGGACGAAGAGGGcaatgaaataaaggaggaagttgtTATTAAGAAGGAATTGATAGTACAACCTCCCACCAATACGACTGAGGAAAAGCCGCAGGACAATGAAGACGCAAATCTTATCGGTCCAAAAGTAGGGGCGGACGACAAAGGTGAAAACAAAACCGAGTTAAAACTTGGCGCCTCAGGAAAGAGCGACGGACCTCAGAAAGCAGAACtaacagaggaaataaaggagattctgcccggcaatataacgaatgaagtgttagttaaagagaagaaagaacagctttctccacaggaaagcaccaaggtgacatctgtggaaaggaagaatgttacagagaaggatgatggacttgagaaagtagaacgaacagaggaaataaaggagattctgcccggcaatataacgaatgaagtgttagttaaagagatgaaagaacagctttctccacaggaaagcaccaaggtgacatctgtggaaaggaagaatgttacagagaaggatgatggactaGAGATAGAAGAACgaacagaggaaataaaggagattctgcccggcaatataacgaatgaagtgttagttaaagagaaagaagaacaactttctccacaggaaagcaccaaggtgacatctgtggaaaggaagaatgttacagaaaaggatgatggacttgagaaagtagaacgaacagaggaaataaaggagattctgcccggcaatataacgaatgaagtgttagttaaagagaaagaagaacaactttctccacaggaaagcaccaaggtgacatctgtggaaaggaagaatgttacagaaaaggatgatggacttcagaaagtagaacgaacagaggaaataaaggagattctgcccggcaatataacgaatgaagtgttagttaaagagaaagaagaacaactttctccacaggaaagcaccaaggtgacatctgtggaaaggaagaatgttacagaaaaggatgatggaaaagatgtcgagaaagaaactgtaattcaaaaagaagtcgaaaagaatgtgtgtgaTAGCGACATCAAAGAAGTTCGTAACGAAAAACATCTTAATGAAacaattgaagacttgaaacaccaagtggatgacgtgaaaaacaagattaaggaagaaaaagaaaaggctgaAGAAACAAATGCTACGCGTAGCCCATGCGTCGTAAAAGAACCAAGTGCTGCCCCTATCATTCAAGAAGGTAACATCGTTGAAAAGATAGTCCCTGCTGTGACGCCGGCGAAGGTTGCCGAAAAGATTCATCCTACGGTGACGGAAGGGAAAGTCCCCGTTGAGACAAAAgagaaggttgttgagcaggctgccccttcggtgacGGAGGAGATAGTAAGCGTCTCTAAGGAGcaagaagaagtccctgttgtggcagaagagaagaaggttattgaaaagattcaTCCTACGGTGACGGAAGGGAAAGTCCCCGTTGAGACAAAAGAAAAGGttgttgagcaggctgccccttTGGTGACGGAGGAGATCGTAAGTGTCTCTAAGGAGcaagaagaagtccctgttgtggcagaagagaagaaggttattgaaaagattcaTCCTacggtgacagaaggaaaagtaccggtagtccctcaacaggaggttgttgaaaaagttgccccatcgccgacagaagaaaaagttcctgctgtgacacaagaaagggttattgagcagaatgccccacaagaaagggttattgaaaaggCTGCCCCTCCGGcgacagaagagattgtcactgtttctaaagagaaagaagaagtccctgttgttataacagaggaaaaggttcccgtcGTGACAAATCAGACAGTTGTTGAAAAGATTACTCCTCCGGcgacagaagagattgtcactgttcctaaagggaacgaagaagtccctgttgttgtaacagaggaaaaggttcccgtcGTGACAAATCAGACAGTTGTTGAAAAGATTACTCCTCCGGcgacagaagagattgtcactgttcctaaagagaaagaagaagtccctgttgttgtaacagaggaaaaggttcccgttgtgacaaatcagacagttgttgaaaagattactcctccggcgacagaagagattgtcactgttcctaaagagaaagaagaagtccctgttgttgtaacagaggaaaaggttcccgtcGTGACAAATCAGACAGTTGTTGAAAAGATTACTCCTCCGGcgacagaagagattgtcactgttcctaaagggaacgaagaagtccctgttgttgtaacagaggaaaaggttcccgttgtgacaaatcagacagttgttgaaaagattactcctccggcgacagaagagattgtcactgttcctaaagggaacgaagaagtccctgttgttgtaacagaggaaaaggttcccgtcGTGACAAATCAGACAGTTGTTGAAAAGATTACTCCTCCGGcgacagaagagattgtcactgttcctaaagggaacgaagaagtccctgttgttgaaacagaggaaaaggttcccgttgtgacaaatcagacagttgttgaaaagattactcctccggcgacagaagagattgtcactgttcctaaagggaacgaagaagtccctgttgttgaaacagaggaaaaggttcccgtcGTGACAAATCAGACAGTTGTTGAAAAGATTCATCCTCCGGcgacagaagagattgtcactgtctctaacgagaaagaagaaggccctgttgttgtaacagaggaaaaggttcccgtcGTGACAAATCAGACAGTTGTTGAAAAGATTACTCCTCCGGcgacagaagagattgtcactgtctctaacgagaaagaagaagtccctgttgttgaaacagaggaaaaggttcccgttgtgacaaatcagacagttgttgaaaagattactcctccggcgacagaagagattgtcactgttcctaaagagaaagaagaagtccctgttgttgtaacagaggaaaaggttcccgtcGTGACAAATCAGACAGTTGTTGAAAAGATTACTCCTCCGGcgacagaagagattgtcactgttcctaaagggaacgaagaagtccctgttgttgtaacagaggaaaaggttcccgtcGTGACAAATCAGACAGTTGTTGAAAAGATTCATCCTCCGGcgacagaagagattgtcactgttcctaaagggaacgaagaagtccctgttgttgtaacagaggaaaaggttcccgttgtgacaaatcagacaGTTGTTGAAAAGATTACTCCTCCGGtgacagaagagattgtcactgttcctaaagggaacgaagaagtccctgttgttgtaacagaggaaaaggttcccgttgtgacaaatcagacaGTTGTTGAAAAGATTACTCCTCCGGtgacagaagagattgtcactgttcctaaagggaacgaagaagtccctgttgttgtaacagaggaaaaggttcccgttgtgacaaatcagacGGTTGTAgaaaagattactccttccgtaacagaagaaAGAGTTGTCAATCAAAGGAAGGTTGTTGAGAAGGGTGCCCCCTCTGTCAGCGAAAGCGTAGTTTCCATtccaaagagggaggaaggagtagttGAAAGAATTGCTCCTGTTGTAAAGAAAGCAATTACAACAGAGTAGTGATACCAGgttgctgtttctcttatctATTTCATTGAACCTCACCGAACTAAATCTAACTTAACTGTATTGGCACACAAAATATGACTGCCAATTGCAATTATCCCTTTCACCTGCATTCAATTGCCTCACAACACAGGTGATCATAATAACAGGTGACAGACATACCCTAAATAagcgatagatatatagatagataattaaataGATGTCAAAatgaaatcaaaataaataaacaaataaaaaaaacttacaaatATCCCTTTCACATGCATTCAATTACCTCACAACACAAATGGACAGGTGATCATAATAACAGGTGACAGACATACCCTTACCTTGGTAGTGGACAGGACCACGACGGAGGCATGGGGGGTCTTGAAGGTGGTGACGGTGAAGGTGACGGGTGTGACGGAGGTGACGGTTACGTGGGACATGTTTGTTGTGTAGACGGGCATCGGGCGGGTTACGAATGACGTCAGCACGATCGTTGACGAGACCTCCTTCAGCCGTAGATTTTTCCGTTTAGTAAGAGCCTATACACCTATCAttattacctttcttcctttctttccttcctttcctgtccattCGTATCCTTCGGTAATCCCTTTTATAGTTCTTCCTAACACACCATTCCTCGTCTTTCCTTAGCGTTACCCATTACAGTTTAGTAAGGTCAtatattccttttacttttcccttctttacttcccacTCCCTATCCAGTCCTCTCAACATCCATTACTTACACAACATAACGTAGCCCATTACAGTTTCAAATTTCAGCTTCAGCGCGATATGGACCTTGCTGCCCAGTTCTTCAATATCACGTAACATCTGAAGAAGTAGCTACGTGATAATAATGAATAACTACTGTACTAATGATGCTTATAATTGCACATAACGGCTGACGATTTAATAAGAAGTAATACACTAACTCCACGTGAAGACGACGGTATACTCATAACAACCACAACGTACACTTAGggtggtatgctcagacgcttcctcctctcacaacaaatatttataAATGCCACAGCGGTTATTAGAAAGGTTCCCATGagggtttttttcacgttcatggtacaggagctttgtcatattaccaccagggtcataaatctacccatggaattacccacaactcctacgaaagccttatcaaatgtgggggTGTGAGCcctgaaacgtttaagaatatggccctaagACTACAACAATAATATATAATCAACCGTTCTTTGTGTGTCCGCCCGCAGACTGTCTCGCCTGGACGGGCTGGAGCACCTCACCAAGCTGGAGGTGCTGGACCTGCACGGCAACCAGCTCCACCACGTACAGGGCCTCGCGCACCTCAAGGTAACTCAAcgacgggcggggcggggcggggcggggcggggcggggatacAAGTGAGAAAAAGAGTAACAAGGGTGAGAGgcagggttaccaaattatcgtattcagccACTCAGCACGTCGTATTTTCCGGcttctgagtcacagctatcgcaaacaaacgccaataagtattgcttttaacgagaactttcACTGGAATTTCGGTATCTGTGTGGGGAGGAAGGTTTTGGGCCCtagaactgataaatgcgatgttttgagtacgataatttggcaacgctggtgagAGGTGAAAGAGAGCTAAGGTAGAAGAGGTGATTATGCTGACggtagatggaaaaaaaaaaaaaaaaaaaaaaaaaaaagaggctgaaAGTTGTAGAGGCTGAAAGTATAGGAAAAAGTGTAGAAGTTGAAATCTGTGGGTAAAAAAGGAGTACAATAGAATAAGAAATGGCAAAAATAAAGTGAGAGGTCGATGAAAAGCAAAGTATAAAGGAAAAGTACAGTGTTGAAGGTAGACTGAAAGGGATAACGTGAAGGGGTAGAAAACACAGGTAGCAAAGATGGGGTATAACAGGACAGGGAAAAGGCACAAAACGGTGAAAAGTTAACGATACAACGTGGGAGAGGCGACACGCTGGAGGTAAATGGGAGAGGTAAAGCGAACAGTTTGAAAGGGAAAAGGTAGGTATGGGTGTAAAGGTTGAAAGCACGGGTTAAGACTGGGTAAAAATAGGACAGAAGCAACGATATAGAGGGACAGATTAGGAAGggataataaagaagagaaggacaaggtGGATTTGATGTAACTAGCAAGAGATTTCGAGAACGAGCTGCGAAACTGAGAAgcagagaagaataagaaaaaagaaaactgacaaATACAGGCTGGGTAGGTCTGGGTAAGGAACAAGGGTGAAGCGATACGTAAGAACACAAAGGAGGCGGAGAATGATAACAAATATGACTAATCCAGGAGAAGAGGGACAGTGCGAGGCGTGGCTGGGCGTGCCGTCTGGTTGTATTCGAGGAAGGGGCTGCAGGGGCCAAGCAATATCGAGGGGCCAAGGGCGTGTCTGCGGCGAGATGACTGCGTGGCGTGCATCTAAacgcccctcgtgtgtgtgtgtgtgtgtgtgtgtgtgtgtgtgtgtgtgtgggccttgGTCTGCGTGCAGCACGTAAAACCTCCGCAGCCGTCGCAGTGCTTGGCGTTAATGACCTCAGAACATCGCCTCATGATACCGACCTCTCAGCCTCCGGGAAGCCCATTTAGTACCATTTGAACTCAACAAGAGGATCCGGCCAGAGcaccgcctccttcccttccttagtaCCTTATCGACACGACACTCATCAGAGTTTTCCTTGTTCTTGAAGTCGGAAAGAACACAAAAATCAGTCTCCAATATTCTTTTCAACCCACAGTCTTCCTTTCTACTCTCTTGTCTCCCTTGTTCTTGAAGTCGGAAAGAACACAAAAATCAGTCTCCAATATTCTTTTCAACCCCCTAGTCTTCCTTTTTACTCTCTTGTCTCCCTTGTTCTTGAAGTCGGAAAGAACACAAAAATCAGTCTCCAATAGTCCAAGTCTTTTCAACCCCCCCAAGCCTTCCTTTTTTACTCTCTTGTCTCCCTTGTTCTTGAAGTcagaaagaacacaaaaaaacaatcttCAATATCCTCTccgcccttcccccctcctcccagcctttcttttttactctattGCCTCCCGTGTTAGCAAAGTCGGAAAGAACACATAAACCGGTTCTTAGTGTCATTTCCGCCCCCCCACTCCAgcctttccttttcactctccccCTCCAGGCAAGTAAGAACACCCTGCTTACGCTACAGAAGCCAAAAGGAACGCATCAAAACGACAAAACGACCACCAACTTCTAAGCCACATTCACTTAGGATTCACACACACCTCAGGGCACCATCTTTCCACCGTATTCTAAGATGCCAAAAACTACACGACAATgcgttcacttcctcctccctccccaaacCTCTCCCTGATTAGTGTAGACGTAAAAGGTATATCAGAAGCCCCGCCTCCGCAGCCCTTCCAACCCCCTGCAGACACACTTCGGGGCGGCGTCTTCGTAACTTTTTAAGCTCCCGCCGAGAGCGTGTCATTCCGCTACCTCTCGCTCCCTAAGTCCCTCTTAAGACGCTGGTTAAAGCATAGGCACTGCAGGACCTAAGACGaacgagaagcaggaggagagaggaggaggaagaagaagaggaaatggaataacagaaggaggaggagaaggaaggtgactatgaagaggagaaggagaaagagaagcaggacgagaaggaggaggattatgaagtaggggagtaggaggaggaggcaagaaaatGAAGCTGAttatgaagaggtggaggaaataaaacgaagaggaagagaagaaaaaacaagagaaggaaagaagacgaagaggaagaggacgaggaagaagaggaagtaggagtCGGTAGTGTCGCGTTACCCGAAGTTCACACACGCAAGCCCCCTCACTCCCTTAATGAATAGCCGGGTCGTTTTAATGGCCTCGCAATGCGCTGTGGCCGCTGCGTCCGTGATAAAGGGCTGcggagggggggggcgagggggtcaGATGTTATACTTCGTGGACAATGGTCAGAATGGAAGAATGCAGGGTCACGTGTGGGTCCAGGAAACTATTAAGGAAGAGGCTATGCAAGGGGAACGGGGAAGCTTGCAgcggatgcggaggaggaggaggaagggcagagcTCAATAAGGAGAATTAAAATagagaggtgaaagaaaaggCTCAGAGTTCATTGTATCCATTCGCATCAATATAACTCTCGCTGAggttgtgtctgtctttctggacaaataaaaaaaaactgctgGAGAGTTCGACGATGAAGAGGGGAGAGTTGAGAATCAATCATGCCCCAAACCACCTTAAGCCAGACTATAGGCAGCCGTCTCGTCTGgcatctcctctccccctccccaccttcaGCTTCATTATTTGCTGTTAGAACTAAAAGAAAAATCCAGGAAAGCATACCAATGAACTAGGCTAGTGGGGCTGTGTTCGCCTCGTCTGTTTTCAAGTCCTGGTTACGGCCCCGGCGTTGTCCTGTGCCCTGCCTTACACTGATGAAGTTGTGCCTGTCCAGTTTAATGAAAGACCTGCTAGGGAGAGGTTGAGGATAAAAAAGGGGAGAGCTAAGGATACGTTCCCCTGTGCCCTGCCTTTGCCTTACACTAATCTCTCGGGTGCTCTTCCTAACAGAGGCTTCCAGCAGTATCCTCGCCAGACTTCTTATACGTATTAATAAGGCACACGCGAGAGAGCGGCCACTGCATCCGGAGGGTCAAGATTTACTAAACACTTCCTGCGTGTCTTGTCTCTACATAAGACTGGTTTGCGTGTACTCTTACACTGATGTGCCtcgctctgtttttctttttgatatTACTGCAGAAGTAAACTGAAGAATatacaaaatgatgatgataatgatgatgatattaaagaagaagaaaaagaaaaagaagaagaagaagaagaagaagaagaagaagaagaagaagaagaaataaaaagtagatgattacgaaaaaagaaaagaacccaTTACATGCTTTtttaattagaagaaaaaaaaagaagccgaaAAGGAAcattgaggaaaaagaggaagaggagacggtggaagaagagaagaaaaaagagagggagcagaaggagaatgaagacgaGGAGAACAGCAGAAGAATCATCAGAAAACAAGCCCCAAtgcatgtgttgtgtgtgtgtgatgtttgcgCGGCTGCACCCACACGGCAACGCGGCACTACACATAGCTCACGGCCAGCCCGCCATCCTGAAGGGAGGCTGAAGAGACGGGCGCACGCAGCCGGCCCGCAGAGCTGCCCCGGGACACGCAGAAGGAcgctcccccttccctcacccacacacaaaaGACATTCAGGTCAACCAACTCACACGtacataaaagaggaagaaaaaagaatcacCACGTCCGTAAAAATTGGCTCCCCGTTACAGTATATGGTTACACACATTCTGACGACCATGAAAATGATGGACAAAGGACATTGAGGTTAACCAACTATACGTGCATAAAGgaagacgacgaaaaaaaaaagataaaaaaaagccacCACGTCAGTTAAAATTGTCTTCCAGTTAATGAAAATGGTCACAAACTTATACATTCTGACCATGAAAATGATACACAAAGGACATTCAAACATTCTAGTCAAGCAATTCACACGtgcataaaagaagaagaaaaaaaatcaccacgtTAGTAAATAATGGCTGCCCGTTAAAGAAAATGGTCACAATCTTATATAAACTGATGACCATTAATTAAGCTGATTCAATGAACACCTTTACTACTGTGCGTGGGGACATTATCTCTTTCCTCGTATCCCTCGGCCCCTTTCATTAGCTAATTGGCGGGTGGCGTAGTCCCGTGCCGCCGTTAATTCAACTTCAAACACAAATAGAGATCAACATTTATAGCCTACTGGTGCCGGGTCACATATTTCCGAAGTGTATGCGTGATTGGCACCTCCCCGCGCCGCTGAGCCCTGGGTGACGCGTGGGTCGCAGCTCAcaaaatatagaagaagaagaagaagaagaagaagaagaagaagaagaagaagaagaagaagaagaagaagaaaatgaaaaagaaaaagaaaaagaacacaaatattagtaatagaaaaagaagaagaagaagaagaagaagaagaagaagaagagaagaaaagaaaaaaaaagaacccattacattcttttttttacctttaattttcttcttccaataaaaaaaatcatttaatggaatcgtttctttttctcttcttcttataaCCACGTAATCCTCTTCTAATTATTCTCAGTGTATTCCCAAGCAGAAAATATACATTTGCGTGAGAAAATCTACCCTaacccaagctaacctaacctaatccaactcaCCAAAACCTAAACCGGGTCGAGTGCCGAGCAGCGCTACAGTTCATGAATATACTGGCGGATGCCATGTCTTGTCAGCACTCCCTGAAGCTGCCACGACACCTGCTAGCCTCGCAGGAGTCCTCTTGCCGCGGCCCTTACTTGTGTCACCTTTTGAAGCCGGGCGTTCCTACCTCTTCCTCACGTGGCTAATTGAGGTGTTTGGAAAGTGCATGCCTAACGAAGGATAACTGGGGTCTATGTGAGGTAGGGCTGGAGGGAGCTAGAGGGGTTTGGGGGAGGTTAGTGGTGGGGCATTTATGTAACGCGGGCT
This region includes:
- the LOC127009030 gene encoding titin homolog isoform X8, yielding MNLLVLWTVIVLGLGPLADSTGDAGLRGLPEKETRCAALVQAALREYRKLHAAGLHDSPHVIDLILARLGIPPNDTIKTIERKVLDNTDEMGHETGKKTVVEKTTESDVAPNGTITKTSETTVDIDEDGKQSGEKSVTESETMTGQTPDNGTIARTVDVKKVLDEEGNEIKEEVVIKKELIVQPPTNTTEEKPQDNEDANLIGPKVGADDKGENKTELKLGASGKSDGPQKAELTEEIKEILPGNITNEVLVKEKKEQLSPQESTKVTSVERKNVTEKDDGLEKVERTEEIKEILPGNITNEVLVKEMKEQLSPQESTKVTSVERKNVTEKDDGLEKVERTEEIKEILPGNITNEVLVKEKEEQLSPQESTKVTSVERKNVTEKDDGLQKVERTEEIKEILPGNITNEVLVKEKEEQLSPQESTKVTSVERKNVTEKDDGKDVEKETVIQKEVEKNVCDSDIKEVRNEKHLNETIEDLKHQVDDVKNKIKEEKEKAEETNATRSPCVVKEPSAAPIIQEGNIVEKIVPAVTPAKVAEKIHPTVTEGKVPVETKEKVVEQAAPSVTEEIVSVSKEQEEVPVVAEEKKVIEKIHPTVTEGKVPVETKEKVVEQAAPLVTEEIVSVSKEQEEVPVVAEEKKVIEKIHPTVTEGKVPVVPQQEVVEKVAPSPTEEKVPAVTQERVIEQNAPQERVIEKAAPPATEEIVTVSKEKEEVPVVITEEKVPVVTNQTVVEKITPPATEEIVTVPKGNEEVPVVVTEEKVPVVTNQTVVEKITPPATEEIVTVPKEKEEVPVVVTEEKVPVVTNQTVVEKITPPATEEIVTVPKGNEEVPVVVTEEKVPVVTNQTVVEKITPPATEEIVTVPKGNEEVPVVVTEEKVPVVTNQTVVEKITPPATEEIVTVPKGNEEVPVVETEEKVPVVTNQTVVEKITPPATEEIVTVPKGNEEVPVVETEEKVPVVTNQTVVEKIHPPATEEIVTVSNEKEEGPVVVTEEKVPVVTNQTVVEKITPPATEEIVTVSNEKEEVPVVETEEKVPVVTNQTVVEKITPPATEEIVTVPKEKEEVPVVVTEEKVPVVTNQTVVEKITPPATEEIVTVPKGNEEVPVVVTEEKVPVVTNQTVVEKITPPVTEEIVTVPKGNEEVPVVVTEEKVPVVTNQTVVEKITPPVTEEIVTVPKGNEEVPVVVTEEKVPVVTNQTVVEKITPSVTEERVVNQRKVVEKGAPSVSESVVSIPKREEGVVERIAPVVKKAITTE
- the LOC127009030 gene encoding titin homolog isoform X48 — translated: MNLLVLWTVIVLGLGPLADSTGDAGLRGLPEKETRCAALVQAALREYRKLHAAGLHDSPHVIDLILARLGIPPNDTIKTIERKVLDNTDEMGHETGKKTVVEKTTESDVAPNGTITKTSETTVDIDEDGKQSGEKSVTESETMTGQTPDNGTIARTVDVKKVLDEEGNEIKEEVVIKKELIVQPPTNTTEEKPQDNEDANLIGPKVGADDKGENKTELKLGASGKSDGPQKAELTEEIKEILPGNITNEVLVKEKKEQLSPQESTKVTSVERKNVTEKDDGLEKVERTEEIKEILPGNITNEVLVKEMKEQLSPQESTKVTSVERKNVTEKDDGLEKVERTEEIKEILPGNITNEVLVKEKEEQLSPQESTKVTSVERKNVTEKDDGLQKVERTEEIKEILPGNITNEVLVKEKEEQLSPQESTKVTSVERKNVTEKDDGKDVEKETVIQKEVEKNVCDSDIKEVRNEKHLNETIEDLKHQVDDVKNKIKEEKEKAEETNATRSPCVVKEPSAAPIIQEGNIVEKIVPAVTPAKVAEKIHPTVTEGKVPVETKEKVVEQAAPSVTEEIVSVSKEQEEVPVVAEEKKVIEKIHPTVTEGKVPVETKEKVVEQAAPLVTEEIVSVSKEQEEVPVVAEEKKVIEKIHPTVTEGKVPVVPQQEVVEKVAPSPTEEKVPAVTQERVIEQNAPQERVIEKAAPPATEEIVTVSKEKEEVPVVITEEKVPVVTNQTVVEKITPPATEEIVTVPKGNEEVPVVVTEEKVPVVTNQTVVEKITPPATEEIVTVPKEKEEVPVVVTEEKVPVVTNQTVVEKIHPPATEEIVTVSNEKEEGPVVVTEEKVPVVTNQTVVEKITPPATEEIVTVPKEKEEVPVVVTEEKVPVVTNQTVVEKITPPATEEIVTVPKGNEEVPVVVTEEKVPVVTNQTVVEKITPPVTEEIVTVPKGNEEVPVVVTEEKVPVVTNQTVVEKITPPVTEEIVTVPKGNEEVPVVVTEEKVPVVTNQTVVEKITPSVTEERVVNQRKVVEKGAPSVSESVVSIPKREEGVVERIAPVVKKAITTE